One stretch of Streptomyces rishiriensis DNA includes these proteins:
- a CDS encoding ScbA/BarX family gamma-butyrolactone biosynthesis protein, which translates to MSASTFRMNGAVSGALRTESGPIPLAGTGALLFRSLTTTVPKELVHRASVAEVMLTDWARVDDEHFTVFAQWPRGHSFFAAVDGCHDPLIAAETIRQAGSLLAHAEFGVPLDHHFLMWDLSVAVEPAQLRVGDAPASVELEISCSNVKRRRGELAGLHYEAVIRRGGHLVATGGATFTCTSAKVYERLRGERAGSMQRPLPLTAPAAPQNVGRVSPMDVVLSPIGEPDRWQLRADTAHPILFDHPVDHVPGMVLLEAARQATTAVLGHCTLPLGITSEFTRYAELDAPCLIEARRLARTPARPQPAVLVTAHQHGTPVFRSTVTAAPLTI; encoded by the coding sequence TGTCTGCTAGCACGTTCCGTATGAACGGCGCGGTATCCGGCGCACTGCGCACCGAGAGCGGCCCCATCCCCCTGGCGGGGACCGGCGCCCTCCTCTTCCGGTCGCTGACCACCACCGTCCCCAAGGAACTCGTCCACCGGGCGAGCGTCGCCGAGGTGATGCTGACCGACTGGGCGCGCGTGGACGACGAGCACTTCACCGTCTTCGCCCAGTGGCCGCGCGGGCACAGCTTCTTCGCCGCCGTCGACGGCTGCCACGACCCGCTGATCGCCGCCGAGACGATCCGGCAGGCCGGATCGCTCCTGGCCCACGCGGAGTTCGGTGTCCCGCTCGACCACCACTTCCTCATGTGGGACCTCTCCGTCGCCGTGGAGCCGGCGCAGCTGCGCGTCGGCGACGCGCCCGCCTCGGTCGAACTGGAGATCTCCTGCAGCAACGTCAAGCGCCGCCGCGGCGAGCTGGCCGGCCTGCACTACGAGGCGGTGATCCGCCGGGGCGGCCACCTCGTCGCCACCGGAGGCGCCACCTTCACCTGCACCTCCGCCAAGGTCTACGAACGCCTGCGCGGCGAGCGGGCGGGCAGCATGCAGCGCCCGCTGCCCCTGACCGCCCCGGCGGCGCCCCAGAACGTCGGCCGCGTCTCCCCCATGGACGTCGTCCTGTCCCCCATCGGCGAACCGGACCGCTGGCAGCTGCGGGCCGACACCGCCCACCCCATCCTCTTCGACCACCCGGTCGACCACGTCCCCGGAATGGTGCTGCTGGAAGCCGCCCGCCAGGCCACCACAGCGGTCCTGGGCCACTGCACCCTGCCGCTCGGCATCACCAGCGAGTTCACCAGATACGCCGAACTCGACGCCCCCTGCCTGATCGAGGCCCGCCGCCTGGCCCGCACCCCCGCCCGGCCCCAACCCGCCGTCCTCGTCACCGCCCACCAGCACGGCACCCCCGTCTTCCGCTCCACCGTGACAGCGGCACCGCTCACCATATGA